The sequence AGGAATGGTAAAATTAAAAATGGTAATAATCCTGCTAAGAAAAATAGGGCTACTCCAATTATGGTATAATTATTTTTACGATCCATAATTCCATTACAAATAAGGAAAAGTCCTATAACTGCAAAAATTCCAGGAAGAATGTGTGAGTATATTAAAGTTCCAGTAAATGCCATATTATCACTTTTATTAGATAATGTTTAGTATTTTAATGATTATATTAATTTTTAAGGTTTATAATTTACTTTTTTAAATTGAATGATTTTTTAATAGTGTATTGATTTTTTTGCATGATTTTCAGGTATGGTTCTTTGAAATATCGTAATCTTTTTTTCTTAGATTTCTTTTAGAAATTTCAATAAAAAGTATTTATTATCCTAAAATCAAACTGTTTATGTTGATTACTAATTTTAACCATCAATTATATAAATTTTTGCGTAATCAATACAAATTTAACGGGTAGGAATCACGCTAAACTTATAATAATGGAGGAAAATTTATGTTACATGGTACAGAAGTTTTAAAAAAGGGCTTCGCCAAAATGACTAAGGGCGGAGTTATAATGGATGTTGTAAATGCAGAACAAGCAGCTGTTGCTGAAGATGCAGGCGCTGTTTCAGTCATGGCATTAGAAAAGGTCCCTTCAGACATTAGAGCTGATGGTGGAGTGGCTCGGATGGCTGATCCAACTAAAGTTCAGGAAATTATTGATGCGGTTTCTATTCCGGTAATGGCTAAAGCTAGAATAGGACATCTTGCAGAGGCTCAAATTTTGCAGACTCTAGGTGTAGATATGATTGATGAGAGTGAAGTTTTAACTCCTGCTGATGAAATGTTCCACATTGATAAAAAACAATTCACTATACCTTTTGTATGCGGAGCCAGAAATCTTGGGGAAGCTTTAAGGAGAATTGACGAAGGTGCCGCTATGATTCGTACCAAAGGTGAACCCGGAACGGGTA is a genomic window of Methanobacteriales archaeon HGW-Methanobacteriales-1 containing:
- a CDS encoding pyridoxal 5'-phosphate synthase lyase subunit PdxS; this encodes MLHGTEVLKKGFAKMTKGGVIMDVVNAEQAAVAEDAGAVSVMALEKVPSDIRADGGVARMADPTKVQEIIDAVSIPVMAKARIGHLAEAQILQTLGVDMIDESEVLTPADEMFHIDKKQFTIPFVCGARNLGEALRRIDEGAAMIRTKGEPGTGNIVEAVRHMRIIMGQIREIQNKEEEELWTFAREIESPLSLVKETAKLGQLPVVNFAAGGVATPADAALMMQLGADGVFVGSGIFKSDDPEQFARAIVEATAHYDEPEVLADVSRGLGKAMHGLEISEIADADRMQDRGI